The following proteins come from a genomic window of Neofelis nebulosa isolate mNeoNeb1 chromosome 5, mNeoNeb1.pri, whole genome shotgun sequence:
- the RPL24 gene encoding large ribosomal subunit protein eL24, protein MKVELCSFSGYKIYPGHGRRYARTDGKVFQFLNAKCESAFLSKRNPRQINWTVLYRRKHKKGQSEEIQKKRTRRAVKFQRAITGASLADIMAKRNQKPEVRKAQREQAIRAAKEAKKAKQASKKTAMAAAKAPTKAAPKQKIVKPVKVSAPRVGGKR, encoded by the exons ATGAA GGTCGAGCTGTGCAGTTTCAGTGGGTACAAGATTTACCCTGGACATGGGAGGCGCTACGCCAGGACCGACGGGAAG GTTTTCCAGTTTCTTAATGCAAAATGCGAGTCAGCATTCCTTTCCAAGAGGAATCCTCGGCAGATAAATTGGACTGTCCTCTACAGAAGAAAGCACAAAAAGGGACAGTCG gaagaaattcaaaagaaaagaacccGCCGTGCAGTCAAATTCCAGAGGGCCATCACTGGTGCATCTCTTGCTGATATAATGGCCAAGAGGAATCAGAAACCTGAAGTTAGGAAGGCTCAACGAGAACAAGCCATCAG GGCTGCCAAGGAAGCAAAAAAGGCTAAGCAAGCATCTAAAAAGACAGCAATGGCTGCTGCTAAG GCTCCTACGAAGGCAGCACCTAAGCAAAAGATTGTGAAGCCTGTGAAGGTTTCTGCACCCCGAGTTGGTGGAAAACGCTAA